The DNA region CTTCGCGGGCCGAGAGGAAAGCGTCGGAAAGGGCGAAAATACTCCAACGAGAGCGCGAGAGGCAGATCTTCACACTGGTAAGACGAGGCAGCAGCTCATTTAAAGCCTGTTTTTCCGGCTAGCATCGAGCTAGCATGCTAAAGCAGCAGTTCTCTGTGTATGTAGTGTTTCTCAGCCGGTGAGTCTGACCGGGTTTCTGTTACCTGAAGGTTGGCCGGGTCCTGAAGAAACCGGAGGCTGAGCGGTCGGAGGAGGAGGCCTCAGTGTTACAGCTTCACAGAGAGACTGTGGAGGAGCTCTGCAAGAGACAGGTCCGCAGGAATGTGCTCAAGAGAAAGCAGGAGGAGGTGAGACTGCCAGGGCCTCTGGGTGTTAGCTACTGAGATAACTGACAGGTGGGGTTTCACCTGTTAAAGGTTAGACTGTGAAAGATGATGTATGAGAACAGAGATATTTATCGACAGTGGTGTAAATTGTAGTCTGAGGACACACCGATGAATACAGCTCACCTTTGGTGTAACTACAGGTAAAGTAGGAGGCAGGTCCTCACAGTGGCTTACACTGATGCCGTGAGGTTGCTGTTTCAGGTTCCCAGATGGTATAGTGCCAgtcagctgtttgtgtcctctAGTGTTCCTACATCTGAGGCACTTCTCAGATATCTCACATACAGTTTTATGTGTCGCTTTGATGATTCAGGGAACAGCATTAAAGAGACTTTCAGTGCTCATCCAGGGTCAGAAAAAACAAGATAGCCTCAATATGAATGgccttgtttttaaaaaattgaatgATGAgttttgggttttattttgtatgtcttacatgtcctttttcttttttgttatgGACTTTCTTGTGAGTCTGGAGTAAAGTTtatgatatatattttaaaagataataataacaaagatTGGAGATGGTTGAATGACAAAAGCCAGACAGGTTATGTTAGTGATTTCCCCCGGACAAGCCAAAAAATGAACCATGACCAAACATTACCCGACACACCCCCTCTTTTCTGTGAATCACTTGGTTTGTAGAGGTAGGTAACAATACTTAAATTAAGAAGTCCAGTGTTATTTCCATGTTCTAGGAAAGTTCAATccatatttgtgaacatgagctactctcccTCAAAGTCAGAAACTAGAAGAGTAAGTctcaaatctgtgatgtcatagcgtacaagtctggagctgctccatagacagtataaatggagactgattttgtggacccaatacatgttgtttttttttttgttacaccCAAATTAGTTTTaatctattgtagtgttctcagttctgaaaccaAAAACGTACCCAAATACACAGAAAATCCctcctgggtgctctcagtgtcatctacaaCATCTTCCcctttggatttgggagagagttattCATGTTTACTACTAATTTTAGATTGTCTTATTCCAGAGGAACAACATGTTTGAGTTTTGAAAAATGAGTGTAAATCCCCTCTAACACAAAATAATTTACTAATATGTACACTGTAAACAGAATATTAAACTGGAAGTCAAACTGAATTATGACACAGGGTCACCACCCAAAACATTGGCTCTTGAGGTTAAATGGTAATAAAGGGCCAACATTTTGTAgtcctgttttgtttcagtAGTTGCACCTGATAATAACTTAGTCATATCATATTTGTTTCTGTATGTATTTGTGCTTGTTGTGAGCAAGACCAATGAATGAGAGAGCAGGATCACAAGAACCTGCTGTGGCTGTTGCTTGACTCGGCTGCAGTGTGTTGTCAAAAACATCTTATTTTTCTCTGTATTATCTGCAGGTGTTTGATGATGCTGATGAGCTGAAGAGTAAAGTCAGGCAGCTGGCCGTGGCAGTCAAACAAGCAAAACACCTGGTGGTTTACACCGGAGCCGGTATCAGTACGGTACGCCAAACTCTCCATCTTCAGTTTCCTTTTTAAACCTTCACAGGACTGATGATGTCTTTCCTTTCAGGCAGCTTCCATCCCAGACTACAGGGGCCCCAATGGGGTGTGGACACAGCTACAGAAGGGACGGACAGTCAGGTGAGATATGTAGTCTTTGCACAGATCtgatttttgctgcattttgttttgaagtgcATTAAACTCCAACTGCTATTATCATTCTTGTTTCTCTTTATAAATAGTTCATCTGACCTGAGTAAAGCTGAGCCGACCCTCACACACATGTGCATAAGGATGCTACACAAGGAACAGCTGGTATTTGAGACCTTGATAAAGAACTTATACTGGTagatgtttcatttttatttatgcatgctggtatttacacatactgtgtgtgtttgtctctaaAGGTACAGCATGTTGTTTCTCAGAACTGTGATGGACTTCACTTGCGTAGCGGTCTACCCAGACATGCCCTGTCTGAGCTCCATGGAAACATGTTCATTGAGGTGAGACACACTCACGCGCATAATAATCCTCAGTCTTTTATTGTTTCAGTCGCTGACTCACGCACACAGCTGTTGTCCTCAGCTTGATTTTTCTAATTAGTCATAAATAAAAGAATCTCACCTCCTGGAAAGATGATGTCTGGATATTTTTAAACACATCAGTCTGAAGTGCTGACTCCAAACGCAGCACCTCAGCAGGATTCAGTACTGACGAACAAGAAACAGCCTTTGTTTGATGGATCAGTATTGGCTATATAAagtctgtttctttgtttgttgtggGTACACAAGCTGTCAAAAACATCCCATCATGCTCAGCACTGCACAGCAATGACAGCAAATAAACTGTAGAGTGCACACATAGCAAATAAACAGCAGCCAGCGGTTTTAATCTGTATATCTAATATGACGACATGCTTCAGTGAgacacacaagcagagctgctttggctttgtgtctgtgtcactgacaGGATATctctacatacagacacacagtgctGTTACATGCCAAAGAAACTACATTTCTGAGATGTGTTTTGGTTATTTGTCCTGTCAAACTGTTCTCCAAACAAAGTAGGTTACTCTGACACGCTGTGTTTTATCTCTAGGTGTGTACGTCCTGTTCCCCGGTCAGGGAGTACGTGCGTTTATTTGACGTGACAGAGCGAACGTCGCTGCACCGACACGGGACAGGCCGCAGATGCAGCCACTGTGGTGGAGAACTCAGGGACACCATAGTGCACTTCGGGGAACGTGGGACCCTGGAGCAACCTCTCAACTGGAAGGGAGCTGCTGAGGCTGCAGAGAGGGCGGATGTTATCCTCTGCTTAGGCTCCAGCCTGAAGGTAGGGTTTaataaaaaacagtttggttatatatatatatatatatgctataCATTGCATGATTTGTATTTATAGACCTATTTGGTTGAAGCATCTTCACTGTCGTGAGCTCTGTTTCTCGCTTGTCTAGGTGCTGAAGAAATATGCTTGTCTGTGGTGCATGAACAGACCAGCAAGCAAAAGGCCCAAACTCTATATTGTCAACCTGCAGGTACTCTTGGTTTTGACATTTCAGGTGAATAAGATGCAAATTAAGTTTTGGCTGCTCTGTTGCTGAATATGTGGCTGTACTTTTGTTCTAGTGGACACCGAAAGACGATCTGGCTGTGCTGAAAATTCATGGCaagtgtgatgatgtcatgagcATCCTAATGGAGGAGCTGAACATTCAGATTCCTGTGTATGACAGGTAAGGACCCTTTTTATGAAGTAATTATCCCCCAGTATACACACAAAGCTCATAAAATTAGCATTTGAATGGACAAAAGATACAAACATGTCTTCTCTCAGAGATACAAGTGAAAAAACTTTTCAAATGCATTACTGATGCTTTATAAAACTTGGATTTGGTATAAACCCACTATActctgtgtctcacacacactcacacatttaaAGTAGAAAGATTTATCCAACTTTTTTGCCTCCAACCTCAGTTTCCCTCTTCCTGTCCCATCAGGGCAGAGGATCCCATCTTCAGTCTGGCCACACATCTGCAGCCAGAAGAGGTCGACAGCCATACTCGTGAGGTCATAGCTCCATGTGATGGCCAAGAGGACTGCTTACCTGACTCTGGAGAGCAGGCAGAAGAAGCCACAACTGTGCATGGCGGCTGGTTTGGACGGGGATATGGcaaaggaaggaagaagaagaaaaaagctgCTTAACTAAGGGAACTTTACCGACCCATAAGATGCGGTCAGGTGATCAATCCCAATGAGGGATTCAAATTTCAGTCCCATAATGAGGACAAGGTGGACTTTAGGTGCTGTTATGTCTTTTCAGCTGCATTGGTATCATGTAGtcacatgcagtgtgtgtgtgtgtgtgtgtgtgtgtgtgtgtgtgtgtgtgtgggaagggAAACATTA from Epinephelus fuscoguttatus linkage group LG3, E.fuscoguttatus.final_Chr_v1 includes:
- the sirt7 gene encoding NAD-dependent protein deacetylase sirtuin-7 yields the protein MEEEADAGVSSRAERKASERAKILQRERERQIFTLVGRVLKKPEAERSEEEASVLQLHRETVEELCKRQVRRNVLKRKQEEVFDDADELKSKVRQLAVAVKQAKHLVVYTGAGISTAASIPDYRGPNGVWTQLQKGRTVSSSDLSKAEPTLTHMCIRMLHKEQLVQHVVSQNCDGLHLRSGLPRHALSELHGNMFIEVCTSCSPVREYVRLFDVTERTSLHRHGTGRRCSHCGGELRDTIVHFGERGTLEQPLNWKGAAEAAERADVILCLGSSLKVLKKYACLWCMNRPASKRPKLYIVNLQWTPKDDLAVLKIHGKCDDVMSILMEELNIQIPVYDRAEDPIFSLATHLQPEEVDSHTREVIAPCDGQEDCLPDSGEQAEEATTVHGGWFGRGYGKGRKKKKKAA